The Acidobacteriota bacterium genomic sequence ATCGGCGCGTTGCCCCTCGTCACGGCCGCTTCGCTTCTCGTGATCGCAACTCACTCGCTGCGGCACCGCCGGCAGCTGTTCGAACCGGTACTTCCGTGGAGAGCCCTGGATGGCCGCATCGGAAAGCTCGACTCTCCTGCCACGCCGTGATCAGGGCGAGAGCCTGGTGACCTTCCACGCTCCGTTCGATTCCCGCTCGTACACGATGCGATCGTGCATCCTCCCCTCACGCCCCTGCCAGAACTCGATTCTGTCGGGAGCCAGCAGGTAGCCTCCCCAGAACGGAGGCCGTGGAACCGGCATCCCCTCGAACCGTTTCGAAACCCTTTGCAGCTGCAACTCCAGCGCTTCACGCGAGCTCACCGGCTCGCTCTGCCGCGATGCCCAGGCCGCAAGCTGACTCAACCGGGGGCGTGTCGCAAAGTACTCGTCCGAGGTCTCCGCTGACACCCGGGTGACCGTCCCCTCGATCCGGATCTGCCGGCCGAGTGCCGTCCACCAGAATGTCGCGGCTGCCCGACCGGTCGATTCGAGCTGATCCGCTTTGGGGCTGCCATAGTTCGTGTAGAAGGTGAATCCATTCTCTCCGTGATCCTTGAGCAGGACGATGCGGCACGAAGGTCGCCCGTCGGCAGTCACCGTCGCCAGCGCCATTCCCTCCGCCAGAGGGATGGCTTCCTCGTTCGCTTCCCTGAACCACGTCGCAAACTGGGCGAACGGATCTGCTTCAATCGATCGTTCTTCGAGTGGCCGGCTCACCGTTGTGATTGTCGTTCGATCGTCGATCGCTGGCAAGGGAGAAAGAAGAGTGAAGAGTGAAGAGTGAAGAGTGAAAGGAGGATCAAGAGCGAAGGGTGAAGAGTGAAGAGTGAAGAGTGAAGGGTGAAGAGTGAAGAGTGAAGGGTGAAGAGTGAAGAGTGAAGAGTGAAGGGTGAAGAGTGAAGAGTGAAGGGTGAAGAGTGAAGAGTGAAGAGTGAAGAGTGAAGAGTGAAGGGTGAAGCGCTCGTCATTCTGAGCCCGGCGAAGCGCGGGCGAAGAATCTGGGCCGGGGATCGTGAGTCTCCGTTGCAGGCAGCCGCGAGGTTGATTCACGAGCCGTCCTCCAGATCCTTCGCCGTCCTTCGGCGGCTCAGGATGACGAATGTTCGAATTTCGCGAGAACAAGAAGCCAGGCACTCGCGCGATGTCCAGTATCACCAGCAGGGGCCGTCCTTTCACTCTTCACTCTTCACTCTTCACCCTTCTTGATAGACTCGGCCGCGCGTGAAGGACGAGC encodes the following:
- the pdxH gene encoding pyridoxamine 5'-phosphate oxidase gives rise to the protein MPAIDDRTTITTVSRPLEERSIEADPFAQFATWFREANEEAIPLAEGMALATVTADGRPSCRIVLLKDHGENGFTFYTNYGSPKADQLESTGRAAATFWWTALGRQIRIEGTVTRVSAETSDEYFATRPRLSQLAAWASRQSEPVSSREALELQLQRVSKRFEGMPVPRPPFWGGYLLAPDRIEFWQGREGRMHDRIVYERESNGAWKVTRLSP